From the genome of Leishmania major strain Friedlin complete genome, chromosome 35:
CAGTGACACTTATCCTTGGCTGCCCTTTACATACGCGCTTCTTGAGGTATCCGTTTCCACGCCACGGATCTCGTCGAAGGTGCTCAGGCATGTTTTCTCGCGCTCTTGCATCACGCACAGCCAGAAACACTCGGACGACACAGTTTGCCGAGTGCCTGTGACCATTGTCGCCACAGAccatgcacgtgtgcgcggagCAGCAGGGTAGGCGGCTGACGGGTCTCCACCTACTCCCATtcacaaacacacacagacacacacagacacgtacacgtacacgtaaacacacacacacacacacacgaaaaggaGAAGCCAGCGGGTCGGGAACAAAGTTGAGAACGGCTGAAAAGAGATCGGAGAAGCGGTGCACAACATGTCGGGAGGAAATATGTCCAAAGTGCCGAAGACCATTATCGTTAGACGAAAGGCGGACGGGACGAAGGAGCCGGACATGCAGAGTTCTGCATCATTCATCTCGCCGCCTCATCAGCTTGCACAGCAGACTCCTCTCACAGCTCACCAGGAAAGAGGGCGGCGATCTCCTCTTTCACTCGCTGTGTGTTCACCGTcggcagctctgccgccacctcggcgagCATTTTCGGCACCTCCGACCTTACTACGTCTTCTGGGGTGTCATTCATGCTAATGAAGGTGAGTGTGCCGTCCACAGAGGCGAACGCCTCGGCGTTCATGGGAATTTGCGTCAGCAGAGACCGAAGTGCCGCCGCTAAGCCGTCATATCGAGAGTTACCTCGCTCGGATTTGAGCTTTTTTTCAACGGGCTTTGCCGTAGCGTCGGCTGCGTTGTTTCGCGCGTACATGTCCGCCAACTGCTGCTCAAATGAGTCGACATCGCTGACGTCCTCATCGCTGTCGCGCCCGTCGTCCTCCTTGTCCCGCAGGAACGGGTCACCCCCCATGCCATGCCCGCTATCGGTGGCACCGTGCAGGTCGAGATCTCGGTCAAACCGATTCCGCTTCTGACTGCGGTTCTCCGCACGCTGTGCCGCTTTGAGGGCCGCCCGACGCAGCTGATCCTCGCgctccgcctgcagctgctccgccgaGGCAGTGGTGACATGATCCTGAAGTCGTGCCTCtagctgcagctgctccgccagtGTCATCGGCCGGCCGTCCTTGATGCGCCGCTTCATTTCCCGCTCGCGCATTTCGTATTCCTCGCGTACAAACTCTTCGTGGATGCTGCGTCCCTTGCGCGGACGAGCCCAGTCGATTGGCGGCATAGAAAAGTCCGCATATGGCAAGTTGCGGTGGCGGTTCTCCAATttgcgctggcggcgctcctGCGCGAGGGCAGCCTCGATAGAGGCCGCCTCCCCGAGGCGCGCGGTGAGATGCTTCTCTGGCACCGTGGAGGCAATCACAGCATCGATTTCCATCCCTGCCTTGCCCACTTCCAGCGTCTCGCCGAGTAGATTCAGTGTGGACTCTTGCGAGGGCAGCAACGTCAGCACGTCGTTGCCGACGTGCATCGTCATGGAGCCATCGCTCCAGCGCACGATGCGGCTATTGCTCGAGACCCCCTTATCGCTGACACTCCACCGGAGCACGTTGGTCGGCGTGTAGAGCATGAACTTGTTGCTCTCCAAGTATGCACACGTAGACGGGTCGCAAGGGCGCGGGTCGGCGTGCAGCGTCTGTCGGTTCGGAAAGATGACCGGCATGTCCAGCAGCcaggacggcgccgccgccctctcccgctTCTCGTCCCAGCGCTCTGGCAGCGAGCTCTCGAGAAGCGTAAAAGGGACGTTATGATcagcgcgcagcacgtcggcgccggcgctgccgaagTATCGCGCACCCTCCTCATACACCAGCACATCTTTGTTCATTTTCATCTCTCGTGCAAGCACCTCAACACTATGGCGCTCGTCTTGAAAGAGGTGCACATCATCTTCGCGGATGGCACCACCAAAGAGGTCGTGCAGGATGGACTGTGTATCAATGAGAGCCGGATCCTTCGCTGCGGCTCGGCCACGTTCTTCCACCTGGAAGATGGGACCGAACAGCGCCTGCATCGTCAGCTCCAGAGCCGCGGGTGCATGGGCACCTCCAGGTTGCGAGAGgacgtcatcctcgtcgaAGCCCGTCGCCGTAGCCGCTGCTAGGGGAGATGTAGCCGTAGGCACATGTGGTGCAGAAGCCATTAGGTCCGTCGGCTCTGGTGCTGCGTAGCACTCCATTCAAGGAACACGCGGCGTAGATGATTCGGGAAAGGAAGACACGActaaagagagagagagagagaccgtAGTACAGGATGAATTACGGCACGCTGTCCAGCGGTTATTGAAAAAAGTGAGCCGGGAACAACAAAATGCGATGTtgaacaccaccaccaccaccgcagacaagcgcagcgcagcctttgcgcacacgcatacacacaacaCGCGAAACGAGAAACGGCGCTGACAGCAGGCGCGGCACCACGACCTTTCGGCAAACGGCACGCGTTGCTTGTGTTATCTCCTCCTTCGATGAGGACAgcaaagcagcagcgagagatTTCAAAGAGTTAACGGGACAAAGAAACATGTAACAAGGGAAGGCCGAAGTCGTCGTGGTGCGAGGGTTGATGCGCTGCGACCGCGTTGGTGCGGGTGGGTGAGTGTGTCTTCTCGCGGGAGTGATGCTACCGCGCCTGTGTGGACGTCACAGCAAGGCCTAATTCTTCCTCACAGCTGGCGGGGTATGGATGGGTAGTGTTGGCGGCTTACGTGAGCAGCGTGCCCAGGAAGCGCAAGCAACCGCAGAAGGACAGTCGCCGGCTGAGGCGGTAACGATTCGTCTGTGCAATCTACAACGGCACTTGCACGCACTGGGAGGCCCCCCTCGCCCAAAACGACAGCACAAGGAATAAGAAGGAATGAAACAGCCGAAAAAAGAGTTTGTGATGGCGAAGAGCAGTACGACACGACATATCTGCGGCGTTGCCGGAAACACGGAGGAGCAGAGCCTCGCTAGGCAAGCAGCACGGGAAAAAAACAAGAGCTGGCGCGGCCACGTAACCCCGCCCCCGTCGTCACGACACAGCCGTGAGAGTAGGGAGAGCATCTCGCGTCATCGGCGCGCTTCCAGAAGCTTAACTGAACCGGTTGTGTATTCGTTCCGAGTacgccggcgcctccgcTCTGCagctggcagcggtggctgaCGTCATCCGCAGTGGTCATTTTTGTGGTCGAGCAACAAGCACCCCGCGTGCATTCGGGCGAGGCAGAGAGCACCGATCAAATAGTTTTGTGGCGAGGGAAGTTTGTTACAAGTAGCTTagccgcctcgtcgcgaGTAAGATCGGTGTCACGAAGAACACTCTCACATCATGCAAGTTGAAAAGCCATCCCCTCCTACATACGTCGCGGGAGGAGGACATGGAGGTGAGAGAGCCTCGCGCCAAGAAACGAACGGGTACGACCGCCAGCAGAGCTTACCGAGAACGTTCCTTCTCATGCCACACCAGTTGCGTTGTCGCAGAAAACGGACGGaacagcaatgcgccgccGTCCCCGCTCACCAAATCCGACCGCCGAAAGATGAGATGCTCCACACCGAcgcacagatacacacacacgtgcgaTTTGATACTCCCCTttgcctcctcctttttcctCGTCAGTTGTGCAAATCCTCGTTTCGGATTTGCGCGCGTAGCTTGACACAGAGCTTCTTGCGGTCCCACTTTTTGGAGAGGCTGTCGTTCACTGCCAGCCCACGCTCCACCATCTTCTCCTTGCGCTTCGCCTGCTTGCGCGTCAGCTGCTTCTTCTTCGTCACAGGGGCGTCAAGGATGAGGTCACCAATAATGCGCACTGCCCGCTTCACCACCACGTTCGTCGCCGCCTCATCCATGTCAGGGCCGCTCACACcagtgcgtgcgccagcTTCCTTCTCTAGTTCTCCATTCAGCCGCGCAATCTCGCGGTCAACTTCGTCTTCCAGCTTCTCGGATTGCTGCTCACTGCGGCGCTCCAgctcgcgctgcgcacgctctACCTTTCGCTTCTGAACTGTCTTGCGATGTGCCCGCTTCTTGGCCATCTGCTTCAGCTTTCGCACTAGCTTCGTCATGTTTGTGAAGAGGCGCGGCTAATAGAGCAGTGAATTCGGTCTTCTGTGCTCACTCTCCGTGTGTAACAAGAGCACCTCGCATCCGCGCAAAATACGTGGTTGGTGAGGCGgcaaatatatatatatatatattgtgtgtgtgtggtgatgTTAAGCGTGCCAAGAGAGCAAGACAGAGGATCAGGCAGGCGGTATAAAGGCGAGAGAATGATCGCTGGGCATGTGGCATTGCCGACATCAACGACGGTTTAGCAGCACCGAAAGCAGGGACCAACCGAgtgcagacacgcacagcaGGCATTGACTGGCGCATATGCGCCCAGTGAGTAAACGCGCTCCATCGAGAAAACGAAGCGGCCATGTGCACCTCTAGTACACGGTCTTTGTAGATCCCAGAAGATTTCGAGTGTGGCGCCGCTCCTACCAGAACAGTAAAAGCAAGCTTGAAAAGCAAATCCATTGCGTCGCAGGAGGCAAGCAAACTCACATGCAGACCTGCGCACAAGACATACGCTTGccaccctcttcttctcACGGGTCAGTATTCGTCCATCTTCAGGTGCTTTTTCCGCTGCTTCCGTAGCCACGAGTTGTAGAGGACAGAAGACGTGTTGGCGGCCCGGTCAGACGAGATCACGTGCGCTGGCATGGAGGGCATCACACGCAGCGTTTCGGCGACGTTGAAAACCGCTTCCTTTTGCCCAGGTACCGAGTGCTGCGTCGCTTCCTCGAGGGGGGCCTCTTTACGCACCGGTTGCGCGCCACTGGTGGCCGCTGTATCCGTGGCAGAGGCGTGGAACAGTGTGTCTGCCAGGGCAACGCTGtctgcgacagcggcgatgTCCGACGGACAGGTCGCAAAGCCCTCCAAAAGGAGCTCCATAAAACGCAAACACAGCTTAGGGTCGTTTTGCTCCAGCTTGGCCAAGTGCTCAGTGAGCTCCTCCATAATGGTCGTTGTGGTGGTGAAGTCGCGTGGCAGCTGCCCAGTGTTCTGCACGCGGTCCCGCaacgctgcgcacgcgctctgTTGTGCAGAGGGCGCGGCTGATGTAGACGACTGTGTGGCCATCACACATATGTCGCGGTACCGATCATGCAAAAGCGCGACATCGTGCAGTGCCTgctccgtcgctgctgccaacGACGGAGGTGGACGCTGTCGACCTTGcgtggtggctgcggcggtcaGGTCGCGTGATGCAATGCCGCCTGGCACCTCACACAGGTCAGCTGTTCCCGGAGGAGACACGAGAATCGGCACAAACACGTCGCGAAAGCTGGGCGGAGTCGTCCAGTGCAGATCTTGTAGCGATAGGGATATCAAGGAGTCGTCGACGACCTGGTTAGGAAGGTCTGTGTCGATCGTGCTCATGGTTCGCGAGTGCAGCGCGGCCGGTTGCACCGACGCAGATGTGCGCTCATGTCTCCTGATGGCTTTGACGGCTTGAGCGAGGCTGATGACGGCGCGGTTTGGCTCGCGCATTGTAAAGGAGCGGTGCTTCGCAAAGGCACTAGACTTAAGCAGCATCGAAAGGGTCGGCCGCTTCGTGGGAGAGCACTCCAGGCAGCTGAGAATGAGCTCGGCCATGTCTTCTTCCGTGTCAGCCGGGAGCAGAGCTGCGGGTTGGAGCAGATGACTCCGAATCACGAGAAGGCGTTCAGTAGCATCTGTAGCCCCGGAGAGGTTCTTGTGATTCAAGGAACACAGCTGCAACATCAGCAGCCCCAGCGCCCATACATCAGCGTAGAGAGGAAGCGCACCACATGGCGGTGACGCGATTTTATTCCAGTCTGACATTTTGCTCAACTCTGGTGCACCAACGAAACACTTTCCTTCACGAAAGGCATTGCTTGTTGATTCGCCGATAGACGTCgtgcgcggcgacgccatgACCGCTCCCGGAGCAGCGCTGGCCGACCCCTCCACCATATCGAGCATCGCTGTAGCTGAGAGAGGAAGCCGCACCTGCACGCAGCCCTTGTTGATGTCCATATGCACGCAGTCAAGGGGGAGATCACGGCACAGCACATGCCCGACAgcgtgcaggtgcagcagagcCTGCGCGAGTTGGCACGCAATGGCCGCCGCGTCGTTCTGAATCTTGAGGTTGCCTTGCTTGAGATGCATCTttgccacggcgtcggcgtaGTCGGCGAGCGAGCAGCCCTCAATGTACTCCTCCACGACCACCAGCGCCGTTATTGCTGGCGACAAGGCCAGcgcgggtgcggctgcgccagcaggccAGTTGGTGCCTCCACTGTCTTGTGCAGTGCCTGTCTGCTTCACGAGATTTTCGCGTGGAGGTGACAGGCTCGCCGGGGAGGCGCCTGGTCCTTTcatgacgacgacgctgccgacgccgccgctagTGGAGCTTGGAGAGCTCGGCACCTGGTTGGTGTAGAAGGCATCTATCAGAGTGCGCAGGTACGGGTGATCAGCTTGTCGGCGAAGGCGGATATTCTGCACGAGAAGGTGCAGTAAAGCAGCTTCGGATGTAGTGTCCGACTCCTGAAGAGAGGTGGTGAGCGGAATGTACGTGACAAGTGCTGCGCTCGCCAACGACTTGGCGCCCGCCTCACTAGCATTGTCCTCCACAAGCCCCGGTATGTCCTCCATACATGGACGGAAGAGGCGTTGGGCACGATACGTTGTGGCCTGTGCAAAAAGTGCACCGTAGGAGCCGCGCTCGGGATCCACGGCCATCTCCAGCCGGTACTCGTGACCACGGGTGTCGACCAGTACGGCGCTCATGACtgtgcaggaggcggagagcacAACAAAACAGAGAAGAAAGTCGAAAAGATCAGCGCCCGTGTGGGGAGATGGGGTAGGTGTGggggcagcaccggcaggtCACAAACACCGAcgaaacaacgaaaaaaaaaaacaggtCCGGCACGTGCAAGCTCTGTTACATCGTCACACATACGCAaccaggcgctgcagcgttgGGCCCATGTGAAGAAGACGCACAGGCGGATGAGGGAGGAAGATGGCGTGCAGATGCGTGAGCGAGTAGATGGCGGCGTGAGCAGTAACGCATAACTCGCatgcgaaaaagaaagaagtGTCCCCCATGCAAAAGAGGGAAAATGGGCGGGAAACGAAAACACGCAGAGGATTGGGCGACACCCCATCGACCGTCCCCGGTGAAGCTCTCCACGGCAGAACCCAAAACGCACCAAAAGAAAAGCGGAGACGACAGCACATCCGTGCAGGATTGATGGGCCAGACTGCCATCGCGGCAACGAGAATCGCCATGTGTGTGGCACGTTCCGGTCCACGGTTTGCCTTCCGTCCTATCAGTGAAGACAGACAAACACAGCTTTCTTTTTTCGCGTTTTCTTGATGTCTTGATGCGTCGTGGTTTCcgtcctcctctcctccacgcCGTCGTCCCTGGACGAGAGTAAGGCAAGGAGTGCAAGATTGGGGAGATGTCCCCCACGAACGACAACATGATCCCCACAAGGGCATCGCTGCATTGGCAGAGGCACgcaatgcacacacacacacacacacacacacatatatatatatatatatatacgccACCACCAATGCCTTCGAAGGTCGGGTATCGGCAAGTGCTCACGTCAGCAGCTTTTTTTGGCGAAAGagcgcctccatcgcctcctcAAACTCTGTTCCGGTGATGAGCATGCCCTTCTCGTGTCTGTACGATGGGTTCTTCGTCACGGTACGGATGAACACGTCTTTGAGGAGCTCCGTCAAGGCGACTTGCACGAGCGCCGTGCTCATTGCTTTGTCCGTAAAGAGTGCAACGCGGTAGCCCGTCATTGTCTCTAAGTAGTGCACTTTGTATagcggcgtgtgcacggCCCGCAAGCCGCCGGCCTGGGTGGAGGACAACTGCGAGCTGATGTGCTGGAGGGTGTAGACAAAGCCAGCGACGAGACCGTCCTCGCCGtgctgcacggcgctggTACGCTTCCACTGCTTTGTGTAGATGGTGTCCCCGTATCGGTTGAACACGTAGATCGAGTACAGCGTCATGGCTGCACCCCACCGGGGTGCGGACAGTATAAAAAATGCCACAAATACAGAAGAAAccgcgtcagcagcgccCGGTGAAGTCGCAGGAAAAAGACCCCTCAACAAAAATGTTTTTAAGGCACAGCGTCGGAAATGGCAGTTAAGGCGACCTTCACTTGTGCAAGATCTTTGCCTTCTCGATAGCAGCACGTAGGATGTACGCAGCGCCTGCCATGTGAATTCAGCCCTCTGTTACGTAATCAGGAGGCAAAGCAGGCAGCGCACCGTGCAAGACAGCACGAAGGGAAGCGGACCGGTGCACACGCTGTACAGCGCGGAAGAAAGATATCGGCGAGTGAGGCCATGTCGGCGTACAAAAAGAGGAGAGTGCGACAGGGAAAAGACAGCGAGGGACCACGCATACGGCTCCACGTGAATCCGTCTGTGCTCTCAGTGTTTCGCAGCACGAAAAGAGCGGGAGGGGTCCCATGAAGGCACGTGCGCAGCACAAATCCTTCCTCCGCTCAAGGCAGAATGCGGGAAAGTAGCTGGGGGATGCAAGGCTCGAAGCCCGCATGATTTCATTGCATAGATGTTAgttttgctgctgcttgcttcctcagcagccgcagtgTTTAGGTTACACACCCGAAGGCAAGGCAGAGTCGCGCGGGGACGTCGGACAGGGAGCAGTCTCGCGTGCGCGCCCAtgcacctctctctgtgcatgcGGGCACAGGTGCGATGGGTCGTCTGCTCCCTAGCGCCGGCCGACagagcagaaaaaaaaggggggaacTCTCGGGAAGGAGCCTGTTAGtagacggcagcgccaccgaAACAAGGCTTTCACACAGCGCTCACCTCGGTGGCCGTTGATAGCTGGTGCTGATGTCGCGctcgcgcgccagcgcgtctCGATCAAGCGACTGGCGGTACTCGTCGATAATGTTTGGTACCCAGTCCGGCATCGGCTTTGTCTTGGCGTCACGTAATGGCATCCATGGCGCCacacgacgctgccgctcacgTCTCACCATTGCCTGCACCCGtcgctgctccgctgccATCCAATGGTCGtagtcgctgccgcggcgacgcgcgagccgccgccagcgcatgAACTCATTTGCCTCGTGAGCACGATcttgctgctccgcctcatCGAGGTTGATGTCATCAACGCTGACTCGCAGCCGGTTGACGCCAATGTCCACTGAGGCGTGTTTCGCCTGCAAGTCCAGCGTGGAGTGCTCATGCTTTGTGTCCACCGGCAGGTAATCCCAGTTGCCCCGCGGACGGAGGGTATAGAGCACGACTGACATCGCAATGAGCAGATCCGACGGCGCCTCGCTCGGGGAAGGGAGGCTGTCGAGAAGAAGCCGCGTGCTTCGCCGCGACAGGCTCCTTTCCAGGCGACGAAGCATGTTCCGCTTGTGGTTCGGGCCGGCAAAGAGAATGTAGCCGCTTCGCGCATCGTCCTCAGCGCTGGATGCGCCTGTGAAACGGTCGAGGCAGAAGTCGGAAAGCagctcctccctcgcctgGGAGACACTGGCGAGTTCGCGCGACAACGATGCCGCGTAAGAGGAGTCCGACTGCCGCGGTGCCGGAAGAGGCACGGGCGCCGCCCCCACCACGCTAGACCGAAAGACGCGTCCTACAGGCGCCTCCGGTGAGGAGACAAACCCTGTCTGCGTGCCCGCAGTCTCGCCATCCACGCCGGCAGCGTCTGCCTGTGCGATGTAGCAGAGCGGCAGAAGGTTGTTGCGCTCGACAATGTGATTCAGCAAGCCATACACGTCATCGCCGTCCTCATCCTTCAACGTGTAGATTGGGACGGAGGTTTGAAAGTGCGCCCCGCGGGCAGCGCGAACGACGCGGTGGTCGTACAGGTCAGCGCAGTGATTCGTCGCGATGATCGCGTCGTACTGATACCCCGAGGCAgtgcggaggagggtgcCGAGCACACCAGGGTCTTCGATGTTGTCGAGGACAAGGACACGGTTCAGCCGCTGATGATTTGCTATGAGCTTCTCCTTCATCGGCGGCGTTGGGATCGCAAAGTCACCAACGTAGCCGTCTGAGCCCGGCGTGACGGCAACCGAGACAGACCTGTCGACAAGTACGACGTCCGTTTTCCGGCGGTCGTGGAGAAACTCCGGGATGGGCTTGCCGCACTCTACCATCAGGTGACGTGGCCGGTGCCCGGCGCGGCACAGCTCCTCGATCATAGCCCGTCCACCGATGACGAGCATCTGCCGTGCCTGCCGGTACTTATCGTTAGTGCTGAGCTTCAGAAAGTGCTGCACCAACGCGTGATTCACGTCGTCGATGACTGTTCCCTCCCAGAGCACCTTCTGCTGCATTTGGAGTAGCAGCACCTTCTGGGCCTGCTTCTTGAGATCCTCTGCTGAAAGGGCAGCGGAGGCCGATGAGGAAGacgcagaagcggcggccCGGCTCGCTCGTATCGGTATCGTGACGTTGCGCTGCGATGGATCCTTGGGTGCGAGCGGGTGACGGTAGGCAGACTTGCTCATCCGGGCGACGGAGCGCTGCTCTCCCATGGAGGACTGGAAGCGGCAATCTGTGCGTAGCGCCGATACACCGGCAAAGGTACCGCGCCTGATGTGATCATCGGCGGAGATTATGCTCGGTACAGAATGTGCGTATCGCTTCATGACGACAGACCAAAGTTGTTCGTTTTGTCTTCTCCAAGCTTCAACGACTTGATCCGCTATGGGACGTGATGCAGGAAAGCAAACGTCCGacggaagaaaaaaaagaagaagtTTGTGCGCCAGAGAGGATGATGGTGACAAAACAAAATATATAGAAAAAATAGAAGGTGCGACAGGGAAGGGCGTGAGGTTGTTCATGGGAGAGTGGGGAGGCTAGCAAGTTCCTTCCCGGCACAGCAAGGCCTTCGTAAAACTCACGGGCTCCTGCCCGTTCTTCACGCGTTCAGCGTGCACACGtgaaaagaagaaaagagcGGGATACGCACCGCACCGAAAAGCCTGCTgcctttcgttttcttttttcagCCTTCAACGCATCTCACTCACATCAGCCGCAACGCTGGAGAGCACATGAGATGCATGTAGACCCACGGACCGGTGAAACACCATCGTCTCCGTGAAACCTTCAAGGTGTGCTGGTGTCATGCGAGTGACCGTCTCTCAAAGGGGAAAGAATCGTGGAAGACGGCGCTCCCACAAACCAAttacacacaaaaaaaaatagaaAGGGCGGAACAACAAGAATACAAGCGACAGGTGTTCCTAGCCATAGTGTAcatgaggggagggggcgacaaaacgaaaaactACACAAACATCACACAGGCGCGCGAgtgggaaaggaggggggaaggagggggcgagATGCGCAGGTGTCGGTTGGTCCTGTGCCCTCGACATAATTCGCTCGTATGCGCCTTTTTATCGTCCGTTGCGTGCTCATCAACAGCTTCCTGAGAGCTCCTCACCAAGGTTTCGTTCACGTCAAAAAACAGCGCACCGTTACTCAGAGAGCGAATACTAAACGGAGGAGTCTGCTGCGACCCACATCACGCACCGAAGGGCAGATATGCCGCAGATCCCGGGCCTGCTTGTGCACGCTTTTTTTTCTAGAAGGGACCCCGTAGCTCCTTGGTGTAAGCATTCTTGTCCAGAATCTTGGATATCTGCAAGGCAGCATAGATCATGGGTAGCGGTATCTGCACCACGAgggcgtgcgcctcctccttcacggATGCCCCCTCGAAGTGCTCGCGCAAGAACTCCAAAAAATACGGCAATATGACGTCTGTCGagtcgctgccgtcctccTGTAGCGTCAAACGAGGGCAGGCCGaagcgcggcgtggcgacATCTCCGTCTCGTCGTCGATCATCGACGGCACACAGCGCACCTCGAAACGAATTAGAaactgctgctcctgctgcgaAGACTCGCCGGCTACCTTCTTGTTGGTGGCATGGCTGCCGTAGGGACCACGGAGGTCGTAGTACGAGCTGTCTTCGTCGTGAAGCCATGCAGGGCTACGGTACTTGTCCAGCAAGCCCAGCCGCCTCGCCACAACCTTCTTGCCCGTTCCATCGTCGGTGGTCTCAACGACTGCGGTTTTAGGTGGCTCGACCTCCGAGCAGTACAGGTACGGGCCGGTGATGGGCGGGTGGTTGCTCGCATAGACGACGGAGCCGACAAATTGCGCGCCTGGGTAGCTTGATCGGGTATTGTCAGTGTCGTTGTACTGGCCTTGGTAGGCGGCGATCTTCAGCGGGCCCTCTGTGACGCTGCACCGCATGGCGAGCGCGACCGGTTCGCCTAGGCGCGTTAGCACACGCTGGAAGAAGCAGATGCTGCTCGCCAATGCAGCTGTGGTAGAGAGAAACGTACTCTCAAAAgaggcgccaccgtcgccgacgccgatgaGCAGGCCATAGTGGTCCTCGAGAGAGTACCGGtgcacctcgcgcagcaccgaaATGATGTTCGGGTCGTCGGCCTGCTCGCGGCGCAAGGCAAACTGGTGGCGCACATATGCGCCGGTCGTCGGTgtcgtcgacggcggcctCGGAATGCACTCGGTGAAGAAAGAGGAGCGCATGCCACGCGGCAGGCAGTGCATAAAGTGTGGAACGTGGAAAAGTTGCGGGTACGGGTTGGCGGAAAACTCGATGCGCGTGTCGAAAGCAACGAATAAGTCGAGAAACCCGCTATGGGGAGTGTCATTGTAAACCCGGAACTGCACCTTGCCGTGCTTTAAGCTGACCACTGAGATGGGTGTGATCTGCTCGGTGTTCTCGGCCCCGAAGCCAGTGACAGAACTGGCGGCCTCCTCGGGCTGAATCGCATCCGAGAGGGAAAACTGCGAGATGCATCCGCTAGACACGCAATGCAGCGCATCGTTGACCGGACTAGCCCTCATcccgcgacgcggcagcgcggggatagtggtggtgctgcagcgcttgaTGGGCTGCCCGAAGGGGTCCGCAGAGCTGTTCTGAGAACGAATGTAGGCCTTCAAGTCTACAATATGCGACAGATAGGGGACCTTTTCGCCAATCACCTGCGCTGAGAGGGCCACCGAGAACTCAACAAAGGCGCCACAAAACGGTGCTGACAGGAGGTAGCGTCCATCTGGCAGATGTGCCGTGAACGCGAAAGAGGCCTGCGCTGGGCAGAAGAAAGACTCCAGACGTCGCCGACCCGCCTCTTCGGTGTAGTaaaggcggtggtgctgacgCTGAAAGAGCGCAGGCAGCCGTTCCATCTGGAAGAACACGGCGACGTtcttcagctccttcacctccGTGCGATCGGTGCACATCGGGCAGCGAAATGCGTTCGTCGAGTGAAATGTGCCAACGAAGGAGATGTCGTTGACGGAGCGGAAGCGCGCAAcgtcgcagc
Proteins encoded in this window:
- a CDS encoding conserved hypothetical protein (previous protein_id=AAZ14508.1); this encodes MASAPHVPTATSPLAAATATGFDEDDVLSQPGGAHAPAALELTMQALFGPIFQVEERGRAAAKDPALIDTQSILHDLFGGAIREDDVHLFQDERHSVEVLAREMKMNKDVLVYEEGARYFGSAGADVLRADHNVPFTLLESSLPERWDEKRERAAAPSWLLDMPVIFPNRQTLHADPRPCDPSTCAYLESNKFMLYTPTNVLRWSVSDKGVSSNSRIVRWSDGSMTMHVGNDVLTLLPSQESTLNLLGETLEVGKAGMEIDAVIASTVPEKHLTARLGEAASIEAALAQERRQRKLENRHRNLPYADFSMPPIDWARPRKGRSIHEEFVREEYEMREREMKRRIKDGRPMTLAEQLQLEARLQDHVTTASAEQLQAEREDQLRRAALKAAQRAENRSQKRNRFDRDLDLHGATDSGHGMGGDPFLRDKEDDGRDSDEDVSDVDSFEQQLADMYARNNAADATAKPVEKKLKSERGNSRYDGLAAALRSLLTQIPMNAEAFASVDGTLTFISMNDTPEDVVRSEVPKMLAEVAAELPTVNTQRVKEEIAALFPGEL
- a CDS encoding conserved hypothetical protein (previous protein_id=AAZ14512.1), which translates into the protein MGEQRSVARMSKSAYRHPLAPKDPSQRNVTIPIRASRAAASASSSSASAALSAEDLKKQAQKVLLLQMQQKVLWEGTVIDDVNHALVQHFLKLSTNDKYRQARQMLVIGGRAMIEELCRAGHRPRHLMVECGKPIPEFLHDRRKTDVVLVDRSVSVAVTPGSDGYVGDFAIPTPPMKEKLIANHQRLNRVLVLDNIEDPGVLGTLLRTASGYQYDAIIATNHCADLYDHRVVRAARGAHFQTSVPIYTLKDEDGDDVYGLLNHIVERNNLLPLCYIAQADAAGVDGETAGTQTGFVSSPEAPVGRVFRSSVVGAAPVPLPAPRQSDSSYAASLSRELASVSQAREELLSDFCLDRFTGASSAEDDARSGYILFAGPNHKRNMLRRLERSLSRRSTRLLLDSLPSPSEAPSDLLIAMSVVLYTLRPRGNWDYLPVDTKHEHSTLDLQAKHASVDIGVNRLRVSVDDINLDEAEQQDRAHEANEFMRWRRLARRRGSDYDHWMAAEQRRVQAMVRRERQRRVAPWMPLRDAKTKPMPDWVPNIIDEYRQSLDRDALARERDISTSYQRPPR
- a CDS encoding conserved hypothetical protein (previous protein_id=AAZ14511.1) yields the protein MTLYSIYVFNRYGDTIYTKQWKRTSAVQHGEDGLVAGFVYTLQHISSQLSSTQAGGLRAVHTPLYKVHYLETMTGYRVALFTDKAMSTALVQVALTELLKDVFIRTVTKNPSYRHEKGMLITGTEFEEAMEALFRQKKLLT
- a CDS encoding conserved hypothetical protein (previous protein_id=AAZ14509.1), yielding MTKLVRKLKQMAKKRAHRKTVQKRKVERAQRELERRSEQQSEKLEDEVDREIARLNGELEKEAGARTGVSGPDMDEAATNVVVKRAVRIIGDLILDAPVTKKKQLTRKQAKRKEKMVERGLAVNDSLSKKWDRKKLCVKLRAQIRNEDLHN
- a CDS encoding conserved hypothetical protein (previous protein_id=AAZ14510.1), which gives rise to MSAVLVDTRGHEYRLEMAVDPERGSYGALFAQATTYRAQRLFRPCMEDIPGLVEDNASEAGAKSLASAALVTYIPLTTSLQESDTTSEAALLHLLVQNIRLRRQADHPYLRTLIDAFYTNQVPSSPSSTSGGVGSVVVMKGPGASPASLSPPRENLVKQTGTAQDSGGTNWPAGAAAPALALSPAITALVVVEEYIEGCSLADYADAVAKMHLKQGNLKIQNDAAAIACQLAQALLHLHAVGHVLCRDLPLDCVHMDINKGCVQVRLPLSATAMLDMVEGSASAAPGAVMASPRTTSIGESTSNAFREGKCFVGAPELSKMSDWNKIASPPCGALPLYADVWALGLLMLQLCSLNHKNLSGATDATERLLVIRSHLLQPAALLPADTEEDMAELILSCLECSPTKRPTLSMLLKSSAFAKHRSFTMREPNRAVISLAQAVKAIRRHERTSASVQPAALHSRTMSTIDTDLPNQVVDDSLISLSLQDLHWTTPPSFRDVFVPILVSPPGTADLCEVPGGIASRDLTAAATTQGRQRPPPSLAAATEQALHDVALLHDRYRDICVMATQSSTSAAPSAQQSACAALRDRVQNTGQLPRDFTTTTTIMEELTEHLAKLEQNDPKLCLRFMELLLEGFATCPSDIAAVADSVALADTLFHASATDTAATSGAQPVRKEAPLEEATQHSVPGQKEAVFNVAETLRVMPSMPAHVISSDRAANTSSVLYNSWLRKQRKKHLKMDEY